The genomic window CACAGGAGGAGCGGCTCGAGATCAGGGCCGTCATCGAGGAGCGCACCCGCAGCCTGCTCGAAGAGGACCTCGCGGTGCTGGGCTTCTGGGAGTGGCGTGAGAACCTCGAGCGCGGCGTCGCGTCGCACCACGCGGGACTGCTGCCGGCCTTCAAGGAGGTCGTCGAGGAGCTGTTCCAGCGCAAGCTCGTGAAGGTCGTGTTCGCCACCGAGACGCTGGCGCTCGGCATCAACATGCCCGCCCGCACCGTCGTGCTCGAGAAGCTCGAGAAGTTCAACGGCGAGGCGCGCGTCGCGATCACCTCGGGGGAGTACACCCAGCTCACCGGGCGCGCCGGGCGCCGGGGCATCGACGTGGAGGGCCACGCGGTCGTCCAGTGGACCGAGGCCCTCGATCCGCAGGCCGTCGCCGCGCTCGCGTCGCGGCGCACCTATCCGCTCAACTCCAGCTTCCGCCCGACCTACAACATGGCCGTGAACCTCATCGACCAGTTCGGCCGGGCGAGAGCGCGAGAGATCCTCGAGTCGTCGTTCGCGCAGTTCCAGGCAGATCGTGCTGTCGTGGGGCTCGCTCGGCAGGTGCGCGAGCAGGAGGACTCGCTCGCCGGCTACGAGAAGGCGATGACGTGCGATCGCGGGGACTTCGCGGAGTACTCGGGCATCCGCCGTGAGCTGAGCGACCTCGAGAAGGTGAACCGCAAGGACGTCAGCGCCGCACGGCGCACCCGCGACGAGCGGCAGCGACGGATCGCGAGCCTGCGCAAGCGCATGCTGCGGCATCCGTGCCATCAGTGCCCCGACCGGGAGCACCATGCGCGCTGGGCCGAGCGCTACTGGAGGCTCAAGCGCGAGATCGACAAGATCCGCCGTCAGATCGACACCCGCACCGGCACGGTGGCTCGGATCTTCGATCGCGTCGTCGACGTGCTCGCGGCACTCGAGTATGTCGTGGTCGCCGACGACGGGGCGACGACACTCACGCCGTCGGGGCGCACGATGCGCCGGATCTACGGCGAGCGTGATCTGCTGGTCGCGGAGTCGCTGCGCCGGGGGATCTGGAAAGATCTGGATGCCGCATCCCTCGCGGCCCTCGCCTGCTCGCTCGTGTACGAGCCGCGGCGCGACGACGCCGGTCCAGGGGAGCGGGGTCTGCCTCGCGGCGCATTCCGGCCGGCCTTCGACGCCACCATCTCGCTGTGGCAGGAACTCCAGGACCTGGAGGAGGAGAACCGCCTTCCCGGGACTGAGCCTGTCTCGGCCGGTCTGGCGCTGGCGATGCACTCGTGGGCGCGCGGCGGCACGCTCGACCGCGTGCTGACCGAGGCGGACATGGCGGCGGGAGACTTCGTGCGGTGGGCGAAGCAGACGATCGATCTGCTCGACCAGCTGTCGATCGTCGCCGACCAGCCGATCGCCGGAACCGCACGCAGGGCGCTGGATGCCGTACGGCGCGGCATCGTCGCCTACTCCACCGTCTAGGGCGTCCGACGCGGGCGAGGGTCTCCTCCAGGCTCGCCTAGGGTGGAATCCGTGCCACCCGACGCGCCGTCCCGTCCACCGCTGCCGCGCCCGCTGATGCCGCTCTGGGCCGCCCTGGTGGTGTCGGGCATCGGCGGAGCGCTCCTGGACGTCGCCCTTCCCTCGCTGGCGTGGTGGCCGATGGCGTGGGTCGCCGTCGCTCTGGCGCTGGTGTCGCTGATCGGCCGGCGCGTCGGCGCGGCCCTGCTCACCGGACTCGTCTTCGGCCTCGCGTTCTACCTGCTCAACCTCGACTTCACGGCGGCCTGGGTCGGCCCGATTCCGTGGCTGGCGCTGTCGGGCTTGGAGGCGCTGTTCGTCGCCGGCGGCGCGGCGCTCATCGCCCTGGCCTACCGGTGGGTGCCGCGGACAGTGCCGCGCCGGGGCCGCGTGCTGGTGACATCGCTGCTGGTCGCGGGGCTTTGGACGGCGCGGGAGGCGGTCTCCGGCGGATTCCCCTATGGAGGCTTCCCCTGGGGACGCGTGGGTACCTCACAGGTGAACGGTCCCTTCGCCGAGGTCGTCTCGTGGACGGGCACCGCCGGACTGACGTTCCTCGTGGTGGCCGTCGTCGCCGCCGGGGTCGAGCTGGCCCGTGCGCCGCGTCGGCGCGGGGCCCGCGGCGTCCGATGGCTCCTGCCGGTCGCCGTGCTCGCGCTGATCGCCACCGCGATGCTGGCCGTCCCGGCCTGGGCGACCACGCCGGCCGGCACCATGCGCGTCGCCAGTGTGCAGGGCAACGGCCCGGCAGGCTATTTCGACGTGCGCGATGCGGGCGATGTGCTGGAGTCGCAGTACGACGCCACCAAGCCGCTGTTCGGCTCGGAGGACGTCGACGTCGTGCTGTGGCCGGAGGGAAGCGTCGACCTCGACCCCGAGGGCTCGGTCGCCGCCGCGGCCGCGCTGGACCGGGTCACGCGTCAGCTGGGTGCACCGCTGGTGGCGAACCGGGTCGATCAGCGCGGCGACGAGTACTTCAACATGTCGTTCCTCTGGCGGGACGGCACGGGGATCGAGCAGACGTACGACAAGCGCAATCCCGTGCCCTTCGGCGAGTACGTGCCGGACCGCGAGTTCTACGACGCGATCGCCCCCGACCTCATCGGCATGATCGGCCGGGACTACACGCCGGGCACCAACGCGCCTGTCTTCGACATCGACGGCACCATCGCGGGCCTCGCCATCTGCTTCGACGTGATCTACGACGCGCTCATCTGGGAGGGCGCCGCGGACGGCGCCCAGGTCTACCTGTTCCAGACGAACAACGCCGACTTCCGCGGCACCGACGAGAACCTCCAGCAGCTCGCCGTCGCGCGGCTGCGCGCCATCGAGACCGGACGCGCGGTCGTGAACCTCTCCACGGTCGGCACGAGCCAGGTGATCGCACCGGACGGCACCACCATCGACGGGCTGGTGGCTGACGCGCCCGGGCACATGCTCACCGATGTGCCGCTGCGGACCGGCCTCACTCCCGCGGTGGTGATCGGGCCATGGATCAACGCCGCCCTGTCGTGGGGCAGCGTCATCGTGCTCGCCGGCCTGGGCGTCGTGGCCGGAGTGCGCGCCCGCGGAAACGCGAAAACGCCGGCCCCGTAGGGCCGGCGTCGCGTGGATCGCGGCTCAGGCGCTGAGCTTGTCCGCCGTGACGTTCTCGCCTGCTCCGCGGCGGGCGCGCACGTAGGCGAGACGCTCTTCCAGGAGCTCTTCGAGCTCGGGAAGCGTGCGGCGCTCCAGCAGCATGTCCCAGTGGCTGCGGGGGGTCTTGTCACCGGAGTGATCGACGGTCGCAGTGCCGTCACCCACCCGCAGCAGCGCCTCGGCGCCGCACGTGCGGCACTCCCAGGCGGGCGGAACCTCGGCGTCGGCCGCGAAGGTCAAAGTCGTGTCACGTCCACACACGGTGCAGGTGTAGATGTGCTGTGCGCGTTCATGGAACACGACGCCCTCTTCGCTCTGTAGGCTCTGGGCGCCGAGTCGGATGCCGCGCAGACTGCGGTCTGCCATTTTGTGGTCCTCTCGTCGCTGTATAGGTATAACGAAGTGACCTGAGCGGATCATCCGAAGCACCCCTGTTCATCGACCTTTCACAGTGGATGCACAGCGGGGCAGACGCCCGGTCACCGGGTCGTGCTAAGTGAGTGCGGCCAGCGCGACGTCTGCCCGGTCGGTGACGATGCCGTCGACGCCCATCGCGACGAGGCGCCGCATGTCGTCGGGCTCGTTGACGGTCCAGACGTGCACTTCGACGCCGTGGCGGTGGGCGGCGGCGACCAGCCGTGATGTGACGATGCGCACTCGGCCCTGGCGCTCCGGAACCTGCAGGGCGTCGATGCCGCCCAGGGCACGGGCCACGAGGCGGTCCGACCGCGCTGCGACGGCGGCGAGCACCCGGGCGATGGTGCCACGGCCGCCGGAGGTCGCAGGGCGCACCCCGCCGCCGGCGGCGGCAGCCGCGAGCAGCGCGGCTCGCCGGCGTTCGTCCGAGAAGCTCGTCACCAGCACGCGATCCCCGAAGGGCGCGACCGTCGTGCCGACCGCGGATGCGGCATCCGTCGCCTTCACGTCGAGGTTGAACCTCAGGGTCGGGAAGGCGTCGAGAGCCTGAGCGAGCGTGATCAGTCCTCCGCGGCCCGTCATGAGCCTTTCGAGCTCACGCACGGAGACGGCGGCGACCTTGCGCGGGTCGCCCGTCACGCGCGACAGATCGTCATCGTGGAAGAGCACCACCGTGCCGTCGGCGGTGAGGTGGCAGTCCGACTCCACGTAGAGAGCGCCGGCGGAGTGCGCGGCGGCCACGGCGGCGAAGGAGTTCTCGACCACGCCGCTGTGCGCGGCGTCCGGCGTCACGAGCCCGCGGTGCGCGAGAACGCGCGGCGTCGCAACGCCGGCGAACCACGGGTGGGTCACGGGGTGGGCGGGGTTACTGCCGGCGGCGGACCGCCCAGTGCGGCACCACCCGAGGCGGCACCGCCCGGCGCGGTGCCTGTGGACTGCCCGCGGCCCTTGGCCGCGGCATCCGTCATCACACCGGCGAACGACCCCGTCAGACCCTTGAGCGCCTCGGTGAACTCGCTCGGGATGATCCACAGCTTGCTCGAGGCGCTGTCGGCGATCTTCGGCAGCGTCTGAAGGTACTGGTAGGCCAGCAGCTTGTCGTCGGGATTGCCGGAGTGGATGGCGTCGAAGACGGTCTGGATCGCCTCGGCCTCGCCCTGCGCGCGCAGCACGGCGGCCTGCTTGTCGCCCTCGGCCTTGAGGATCTCGGCCTGCCGGCGGCCCTCGGCCTCGAGGATCTGCGACTGCTTCGAGCCTTCGGCGGTGAGGATCGTCGCGCGGCGCTCGCGCTCGGCGCGCATCTGCTTCTCCATCGAATCCTGGATCGAGTGGGGCGGGTCGATGGCCTTCAGCTCGACACGGGAGACGCGGATGCCCCACTTGCCGGTGGCCTCGTCGAGCACGACGCGCAGCTGCCCGTTGATGTTGTCGCGGCTGGTGAGCGCCTCTTCGAGGTTGAGCCCACCGACGACGTTGCGGAGCGTCGTCGTCGTGAGCTGCTCGACGGCGCCCAGGTAGTTCGCGATCTCGTAGGTCGCGGCGCGGGCGTCGGTGACCTGGAAGTAGACAACGGTGTCGATCGACACGACGAGGTTGTCCTCGGTGATCACCGGCTGCGGCGGGAACGACACGACCTGCTCGCGCATGTCGATGAGCGGGCGCAGCCGGTCGATGAAGGGGACGAGCAGGTTCAGACCCGGCATGAGGGTCTTGTGATAGCGGCCGAGGCGCTCGACGACGCCGGAGCTGGCCTGCGGGATGATCCGGATGGAGCGGAAGATCACGACCAGCACGAAGATGAAGACCGCGATCGCGAGAATCCATCCGATCGCGGTGGGGATGACCGAACTGACGTCGTTCATGCGAGCGGGTCCTCAGGTGTGGGGGGAAGGGGAGTGGGGGAGTCCGAGCGGACCACCGCCGTCGCGCCCTCGATGCGGCTCACGCGCACCGGCGTGCCGGGGTCGAGGTCGCCGGACTCGGTCCGGGCGGTCCAGATGTCGCCGTTGGCGAGCTTGACCTGCCCGCCGTGCGCGCCGATGGAGGAGACGACGGTGCCCCGTAGGCCGATGAGGGCATCGATGTTCGACGGAGTCGGGTCCTCACCGCGTCGCAGCCGCCGCAGCAGAGGGGGCCTCAACACCAGCAGGAGGATCGCGGAGACAGCGGCGGCGATGATCACCTGCAGCCAGATGGGTGCCCCCAGCAGGTCGGCGACCAGGCCGGCAACACCACCGATGCTCAGCATCAGGAAGGTGAAATCGAGCGTCAGCATCTCGATCACGAGGAAGACCAGGATCAGCACCAGCCAGCCGATCCATGCCCACTGTTCGACCGTCTCGATGAGCTCCACGATGCGCCTCCTGTGCTCTCGAACCTAGCAGGTAGGGTCTACACGTGACTGAGACATCCACCCCGCTTCCCGAGAGCTCGCTGAGTGGCAAGACCGCCCTCGTGACAGGCTCGTCCCGCGGCATCGGAGCCGACACCGCGCGCTACCTCGCGCAGGCCGGCGCGAACGTCGTCATCAACTACCGCAACAAGGCTCCGCGGGCCGAGAAGCTCGCGACGGAACTGCGCGACCTCGGCGTCGAGGTGCTGGTGGTCGGCGCAGATCTCACCGACGCGGCATCCGTCCAGGCGATGTTCGACGAGGTCGCCCGCACGTTCGGCACCCTCGACATCCTCGTGCTCAACGCCTCGGGCGGTATGGAGTCCGGCATGGCCGAGGACTACGCGCTGCTGCTCAACCGCGATGCACAGGTGAGCGTCCTCGAGACCGCGCTGCCGCTGCTGGGTGAGGGCTCGCGCGTCGTCTTCGTCACGAGCCACCAGGCGCACTTCATCCGCACGACCCCGACGATGCCCGAGTACGAGCCGGTCGCGCTGTCCAAGCGCGCCGGCGAGGACGCACTGCGCGAGCGCATCCCCGCGCTGACCGAGCGCGGTGTCGAGTTCGTGGTCGTCTCGGGCGACATGATCGAGGGCACCATCACCGCGACGCTGCTCGAGCGTGCGAATCCGGGGGCGATCGCCGCCCGTCGCGAGGACGCGGGCAAGCTCTACAACGTGTCGGAGTTCGCCGCCGAGGTCGCCCTCGCCGCTCTCGAGCCGGTGCCCGCCGACAATACGCGTCTGGTCGGCGACGTCGCGTCGTTCGGGACGGAGTGATCGGTGCGGGCACACGACATCGAAACCCTCGTCTCCGTCGGACGCCCCGAGATCGCCGCTGACGGCTCGTTCGCCGTCTTCGCTTCCTCTCGCCCCGACATCGCCGCCAACCGGGCTGTCGGCCAGCTCTGGCGCGTGGAGCTTCCGGAGGGCGCGCCCCGTCGCCTCACCCGCGGCATCGCCGACGGCTCTCCGAAGCTGTCGCCCGATGCGTCGCGCATCGCGTTCGTGCGCGGCGACGCCAAGGGCAAGCCCCAGGTGCACGTCGTGGCGGCGGGCGGCGGCGAGCCGGTGCAGGCCACCGACGCGGTGCTGGGTGTCGAGGACTTCGCGTGGTCGCCCGATGGTGCGACGATCGCCTACCTCGCCCGTGTGCCCGAGACGGGCCGCTACGGCAGCGTGGAGGGGTTGGATGCCTCGGCCGAGGCGCCCCGGCACATCACGGGTGTGCGCTGGCACGCGAACGGCCTCGGCTACCTCGGCGACCGCCCTGCGCACATCTTCGTGATCGCCGCACCCCAGCCGGACTCGGAGCCGTTCTACGAGCCCGCCGCGGCCGTGCGCCCCGACGACGAGACGCCCCCGAAGAAGATCGTGGTGGCCGCCGAGGCGCGCTCGCTCACCGACGGGGCGACCTCCCACAGCGGCCTGGTGTTCACGAAGGACGGCCGTGAGCTGCTGACCGTGCCCGACGAGATCGAGCCGGACCGTCGTGACCTCCGCAATCGCGTCATCGCGGTGGCTGTCGACGGATCCGGCGAGCGTGAAGTGCTCTCGGCAGACGCCGGGCTGTCGCTGTCGGCGCTCGACGTCGCTGACGACGGCACCATCGCCCTCTTGGCCAACGAGGTGGGCGAAGGCGTCGACTTCGTGGCGCCCGGCGTCGGCCTGTGGCTGCTCGACGAGGGCAGCCCGGTGCGCCTCACGGACGTCGACGACATCGATCTCGGCGAGATGGGCAGCCACATCACGGCCGTCGGCGACGCCTTCCTCGTGCAGGACCGTACGCGCGGACGAGTGCGGCTGATCCGCGTCGCCCGCGACGGCGCCATTTCCGAGATCCTCGGCGGCGACCTCGAGGTGAACGGCCACGCCGCCGTCGGCGATCGCGTCGTCGCCGCCGTGGCACGCCCCGACTCCTTCGGCGAGCTCGTGCTCGTCGACGACGGCGTCGCGCGCACCCTGACGTCGTTCGGCGCGCGGGCTGCGGCATCCGGGATCGCGCTGCCGCGCGAGCTGACCGTCACCGGTCGCGACGGCTACCCGGTGCACGGCTGGGTCGCCACGCCCGAGGGCGACGGTCCGTTCCCGGTCATCCTGCAGATCCACGGCGGTCCGTTCGCGTCGTACGGGGTGCACCTCTTCGATGAGACGCAGGTGCTGGTGGATGCCGGCTACGCCGTGGTCTACTCGAACCCCCGCGGCTCGGCGGGGTACGGGCGCGCCCACGGGCGCAGCATCCGTCAGCAGATGGGCACCGTCGACTTCGCCGACGTCATCGACTTCCTCGAGGGCGCCATCGCCGCGGACGACCGGCTCGACGGCGACCGCGTCGGCGTCCAGGGCGGCTCCTACGGCGGGTACCTCACCGCCTGGGTGATCGCGCACGACGATCGCTTCGCGGGCGCGATCGTGGAACGGGGCTTCCTCGAGCCGGTCTCGTTCCAGGGCACGAGCGACATCGGATCGTTCTTCGGCGACGAGTACGTGGGCATCTCAGCCGACGACATCGCCCGCCAGAGTCCGATGGCCGTCGTCGGCCAGGTGACGACGCCGACGCTCGTGATGCATTCCGAGCTCGACTTCCGCTGCCCGCTCGAGCAGGCGACGCGGTACTACTCGGCGCTGAAGCGCCAGGGCACCGAGGCCGAGCTGCTGGTGTTCCCCGGTGAGAACCACGAGCTCACCCGCTCGGGCCAGCCACGCCACCGCGTCGAGCGGTTCGCCGCCGTGCTCGACTGGTGGCGCCGGCACCTGCCCGTCGACTGACGACGTGACCAGAACGACGACGGCCCCGGGAGCGATCGCTCCCGGGTCCGTCGTCGTGGGTGACCTCTGATCAGAGGTCACCCTTGAAGGTGAACGCGCGCACGATGTTGATGATGCCGAGGACGATGAGCGAGATGCCCAGGATCCACCAGAGCACGATGACGCCCCAGATCGGCGAGAACAGCACGATGATGCCCGCGATGATGCTCAGGATGGCGAAGAAGATCGACCAGCCCTTCGACGCGGCGTCACCGAGCGTCGACAGCGCGACGATTCCCTCGACGATCCACATGATGCCGATGAGGATGCCGAGGAACAGCGCGAGCCACGCGGTCGTCTGACCGATGTTGAACAGCGCCACGACGCCCGCGATGATGAACAGGATGCCGAGGGCGATGTGGCCGACACGCGCCCACCCGCCCTTGGTCTTGGAGAAGATCCCGAGTCCGGCGTAGACGAGCCCGGCCGCGATCGCGTAGATCGCGATGATGACGGTGACGACCGCCGCGGTCTTGCCCGGCCAGACCAGGATCAGGATGCCGACGATGAGTGCGAGGACGCCGCCGACGCCCAGCGCCGTGCGGATGCCGTTGACGGCCGACTTCTCGGCTTCGGATGCAGTAGACATGGGGGCCTTTCTGAGAGTTCCCTGTATGCGGTGCGGCTAAAGCTTAGACCCGTCGTCGAACTTCGCAACGAGCGTGAACGTGTGTTGCCCAATGCCCATCGCACGGGCGGGGCGCACCGCGCTAGCGTGAGCGTGCGTGACCGTGACGATGTGCGCGCCGCAAGGCGCAGGAGGAGGGTTTCGATGGCCGTCGTTTCGAGGGGATTCGGAGCGCGGCGTCGCGAGAGCGATCCGCGGCTGCCGCCGGGTCAGTACCTGACCGAGGACTTCCCGGTGCTGTCGGCCGGGCCGACGCCTCGTATCGATCTGGATCAGTGGCGCTTCGCCATCCGGAGTGAGACCGGCAGCCAAGTCTCGTGGACATGGGACGAGTTCCAGGCCCTTCCCATCGAGGACGTCGACACCGACATCCACTGCGTCACCCGCTGGTCGAAGCTCGGTACGTCGTGGCGGGGTGTCTCGCTCGACACGCTTCTCGAATCCGTCGAATCCGAGGCCGAGTACGCCATGGCGCACTCGTACGGCGGCTACACGACGAACATCCCGCTCGACGAGCTGCGCGACGGCCAGGCGTGGGTCGCGTTCGAGTTCGACGGCGAGCCGCTCGACCCCGAGCATGGAGGACCCGCCCGTCTGCTCGTGCCGCACCTCTACTTCTGGAAGAGCGCGAAGTGGGTACGCGGCCTCACGCTGATGGACGACGACGAGCCGGGCTTCTGGGAGCAGAACGGCTACAACATGCACGGCGACCCCTGGACCGAGGAACGGTATTGGTGACGGTCGGGGGCTGGCAGCCCGCTCGAGTGGTCGAGGCCGTCGGTGCCACGCCGTCTGCTCGACTCCTGCATCTGCAGGTACCCGGGTGGCCCGGGAACGAAGCCGGCCAGCATGTCGACATCCGGCTCACCGCCGAGGACGGCTATCAGGCGGTGCGCTCGTATTCGATCGGATCGTATGGACCGGGCGAGACCATCGAGCTCGCGGTGGACGAGATCCCCGACGGCGAGGTCTCTCCGTACCTGGTCCGCGATGTGCTGCCCGGCGACGAACTCGAGGTCAAGGGTCCGCTGGGCGGCTACTTCGTGTGGCGACCCGGGGGAGCTGCGCCCGTGCAGCTCATCGCGGGCGGCTCGGGCATCGTGCCGCTGATGGCGATGGTGCGGGCGGCGACGGACGCCGGGGCCGCGGCATCCGTTCGACTGCTGTACTCGGTGCGGACGCCCGAAGACGCGATATATCGCGACGAGCTGGAGCGGACGGCGACCGACGGGGGAGTGGGGCTGACCTGGCGCTACACACGGGCGGCGCCGGACGGCTGGACCGGACACGTCGGGCGGGTGGACGACGACGTGCTGCGCGCGGCAGTGTGGGAACCCGGACGCGAGCCGATCTTCTTCGTGTGCGGCCCGACGGGTTTCGTCGAGCACGTCGCCGACGCTCTCGTCGGGTTGGGCTATCCGTCCGCCCGGATCAGGACCGAACGCTTCGGAGGTGGATGATGCGCGCTGAGATCGCGAGCAGCACGGTCGACGGCAATGCCGCCGCAGGCTTGCTGTGGGACGTGTTCGAAACCGATGTCACGGCGTTGACCGCGGTGTGCGGCGGATGTCGTGAAGGGGCGCCGGTCGCGGAGGCGGTCGTCGAGATCGATGACACGGCCGCCATCGTGCGCTGTCGCACCTGCACGCACACGCTCTTCACCGTGCTCCGGCACGAGGGCGGCGTGCGGCTCGTGATCGGGACGCTGCACGAGATCGTCCGGCCCTGACGGGGGAGCAG from Microbacterium sp. ProA8 includes these protein-coding regions:
- a CDS encoding DEAD/DEAH box helicase — translated: MTDPAPAERYARATDAARLDRTHPLTAAFAASQRFTLDPFQIEGCRALEDGRSVLVAAPTGAGKTIVGEFAVHLAMQTPGDKAFYTTPMKALSNQKFRELQDVYGPDDVGLLTGDTNINGNARIVVMTTEVLRNMLYADSPALRGLRYVVMDEVHYLADRFRGAVWEEVIIHLAPSVRLVSLSATVSNAEEFGDWLDTVRGGSDGDPAVEVIVSETRPVPLEQHVLVRGDLLPLFDDRAGIATAQVNQELMRIRSFKGPTFENNRRAQQLRSGDRGERAHYAGGGYEASRRRPSRGNKRPVRSANVQRIERLDRPDVVELLSRANLLPAIFFIFSRVGCDAAVQQVRRAGVRLTSQEERLEIRAVIEERTRSLLEEDLAVLGFWEWRENLERGVASHHAGLLPAFKEVVEELFQRKLVKVVFATETLALGINMPARTVVLEKLEKFNGEARVAITSGEYTQLTGRAGRRGIDVEGHAVVQWTEALDPQAVAALASRRTYPLNSSFRPTYNMAVNLIDQFGRARAREILESSFAQFQADRAVVGLARQVREQEDSLAGYEKAMTCDRGDFAEYSGIRRELSDLEKVNRKDVSAARRTRDERQRRIASLRKRMLRHPCHQCPDREHHARWAERYWRLKREIDKIRRQIDTRTGTVARIFDRVVDVLAALEYVVVADDGATTLTPSGRTMRRIYGERDLLVAESLRRGIWKDLDAASLAALACSLVYEPRRDDAGPGERGLPRGAFRPAFDATISLWQELQDLEEENRLPGTEPVSAGLALAMHSWARGGTLDRVLTEADMAAGDFVRWAKQTIDLLDQLSIVADQPIAGTARRALDAVRRGIVAYSTV
- the lnt gene encoding apolipoprotein N-acyltransferase, whose protein sequence is MPPDAPSRPPLPRPLMPLWAALVVSGIGGALLDVALPSLAWWPMAWVAVALALVSLIGRRVGAALLTGLVFGLAFYLLNLDFTAAWVGPIPWLALSGLEALFVAGGAALIALAYRWVPRTVPRRGRVLVTSLLVAGLWTAREAVSGGFPYGGFPWGRVGTSQVNGPFAEVVSWTGTAGLTFLVVAVVAAGVELARAPRRRGARGVRWLLPVAVLALIATAMLAVPAWATTPAGTMRVASVQGNGPAGYFDVRDAGDVLESQYDATKPLFGSEDVDVVLWPEGSVDLDPEGSVAAAAALDRVTRQLGAPLVANRVDQRGDEYFNMSFLWRDGTGIEQTYDKRNPVPFGEYVPDREFYDAIAPDLIGMIGRDYTPGTNAPVFDIDGTIAGLAICFDVIYDALIWEGAADGAQVYLFQTNNADFRGTDENLQQLAVARLRAIETGRAVVNLSTVGTSQVIAPDGTTIDGLVADAPGHMLTDVPLRTGLTPAVVIGPWINAALSWGSVIVLAGLGVVAGVRARGNAKTPAP
- a CDS encoding RNA polymerase-binding protein RbpA — protein: MADRSLRGIRLGAQSLQSEEGVVFHERAQHIYTCTVCGRDTTLTFAADAEVPPAWECRTCGAEALLRVGDGTATVDHSGDKTPRSHWDMLLERRTLPELEELLEERLAYVRARRGAGENVTADKLSA
- a CDS encoding glycerophosphodiester phosphodiesterase family protein, which gives rise to MTHPWFAGVATPRVLAHRGLVTPDAAHSGVVENSFAAVAAAHSAGALYVESDCHLTADGTVVLFHDDDLSRVTGDPRKVAAVSVRELERLMTGRGGLITLAQALDAFPTLRFNLDVKATDAASAVGTTVAPFGDRVLVTSFSDERRRAALLAAAAAGGGVRPATSGGRGTIARVLAAVAARSDRLVARALGGIDALQVPERQGRVRIVTSRLVAAAHRHGVEVHVWTVNEPDDMRRLVAMGVDGIVTDRADVALAALT
- a CDS encoding SPFH domain-containing protein, which codes for MNDVSSVIPTAIGWILAIAVFIFVLVVIFRSIRIIPQASSGVVERLGRYHKTLMPGLNLLVPFIDRLRPLIDMREQVVSFPPQPVITEDNLVVSIDTVVYFQVTDARAATYEIANYLGAVEQLTTTTLRNVVGGLNLEEALTSRDNINGQLRVVLDEATGKWGIRVSRVELKAIDPPHSIQDSMEKQMRAERERRATILTAEGSKQSQILEAEGRRQAEILKAEGDKQAAVLRAQGEAEAIQTVFDAIHSGNPDDKLLAYQYLQTLPKIADSASSKLWIIPSEFTEALKGLTGSFAGVMTDAAAKGRGQSTGTAPGGAASGGAALGGPPPAVTPPTP
- a CDS encoding NfeD family protein translates to MELIETVEQWAWIGWLVLILVFLVIEMLTLDFTFLMLSIGGVAGLVADLLGAPIWLQVIIAAAVSAILLLVLRPPLLRRLRRGEDPTPSNIDALIGLRGTVVSSIGAHGGQVKLANGDIWTARTESGDLDPGTPVRVSRIEGATAVVRSDSPTPLPPTPEDPLA
- a CDS encoding SDR family oxidoreductase; the protein is MTETSTPLPESSLSGKTALVTGSSRGIGADTARYLAQAGANVVINYRNKAPRAEKLATELRDLGVEVLVVGADLTDAASVQAMFDEVARTFGTLDILVLNASGGMESGMAEDYALLLNRDAQVSVLETALPLLGEGSRVVFVTSHQAHFIRTTPTMPEYEPVALSKRAGEDALRERIPALTERGVEFVVVSGDMIEGTITATLLERANPGAIAARREDAGKLYNVSEFAAEVALAALEPVPADNTRLVGDVASFGTE
- a CDS encoding S9 family peptidase encodes the protein MRAHDIETLVSVGRPEIAADGSFAVFASSRPDIAANRAVGQLWRVELPEGAPRRLTRGIADGSPKLSPDASRIAFVRGDAKGKPQVHVVAAGGGEPVQATDAVLGVEDFAWSPDGATIAYLARVPETGRYGSVEGLDASAEAPRHITGVRWHANGLGYLGDRPAHIFVIAAPQPDSEPFYEPAAAVRPDDETPPKKIVVAAEARSLTDGATSHSGLVFTKDGRELLTVPDEIEPDRRDLRNRVIAVAVDGSGEREVLSADAGLSLSALDVADDGTIALLANEVGEGVDFVAPGVGLWLLDEGSPVRLTDVDDIDLGEMGSHITAVGDAFLVQDRTRGRVRLIRVARDGAISEILGGDLEVNGHAAVGDRVVAAVARPDSFGELVLVDDGVARTLTSFGARAAASGIALPRELTVTGRDGYPVHGWVATPEGDGPFPVILQIHGGPFASYGVHLFDETQVLVDAGYAVVYSNPRGSAGYGRAHGRSIRQQMGTVDFADVIDFLEGAIAADDRLDGDRVGVQGGSYGGYLTAWVIAHDDRFAGAIVERGFLEPVSFQGTSDIGSFFGDEYVGISADDIARQSPMAVVGQVTTPTLVMHSELDFRCPLEQATRYYSALKRQGTEAELLVFPGENHELTRSGQPRHRVERFAAVLDWWRRHLPVD
- a CDS encoding DUF308 domain-containing protein — translated: MSTASEAEKSAVNGIRTALGVGGVLALIVGILILVWPGKTAAVVTVIIAIYAIAAGLVYAGLGIFSKTKGGWARVGHIALGILFIIAGVVALFNIGQTTAWLALFLGILIGIMWIVEGIVALSTLGDAASKGWSIFFAILSIIAGIIVLFSPIWGVIVLWWILGISLIVLGIINIVRAFTFKGDL
- a CDS encoding sulfite oxidase-like oxidoreductase, whose product is MAVVSRGFGARRRESDPRLPPGQYLTEDFPVLSAGPTPRIDLDQWRFAIRSETGSQVSWTWDEFQALPIEDVDTDIHCVTRWSKLGTSWRGVSLDTLLESVESEAEYAMAHSYGGYTTNIPLDELRDGQAWVAFEFDGEPLDPEHGGPARLLVPHLYFWKSAKWVRGLTLMDDDEPGFWEQNGYNMHGDPWTEERYW
- a CDS encoding ferredoxin reductase produces the protein MTVGGWQPARVVEAVGATPSARLLHLQVPGWPGNEAGQHVDIRLTAEDGYQAVRSYSIGSYGPGETIELAVDEIPDGEVSPYLVRDVLPGDELEVKGPLGGYFVWRPGGAAPVQLIAGGSGIVPLMAMVRAATDAGAAASVRLLYSVRTPEDAIYRDELERTATDGGVGLTWRYTRAAPDGWTGHVGRVDDDVLRAAVWEPGREPIFFVCGPTGFVEHVADALVGLGYPSARIRTERFGGG
- a CDS encoding DUF6510 family protein, which gives rise to MRAEIASSTVDGNAAAGLLWDVFETDVTALTAVCGGCREGAPVAEAVVEIDDTAAIVRCRTCTHTLFTVLRHEGGVRLVIGTLHEIVRP